Proteins encoded by one window of Halomonas sp. SH5A2:
- a CDS encoding class I SAM-dependent rRNA methyltransferase: MTQRLRLNKNADRRLKAGHLWIYSNEVDIKETPLKNFTAGEAALVEASNGKTLGVAYVNPHSLIAARVMSRDPEMRLDRSLFVHRFNQALALRQRLFEQPFYRLIHGEGDLLPGLVIDRFGDVVVVQLNTAGMQTLAEEIVDALEKVLKPSAIVFRNDTGGRRQEGLDAQVEVVKGTLPDEVLLEENGVRFVVPVIDGQKTGWFFDHRVNRAWLNGQVAGKRVLDVFSYVGGWGVQAAASGASEVLCVDSSGPALEQVARNAELNGVQEQVAIGEGDAFEALAALKADGEQFDVVILDPPAFIKKRKDIPNGERAYNRLNREAMRLLGRDGLLLSASCSMHLAPERLVEVVRGASRHQDRHAQVIFQGHQGPDHPVHPAIPETSYLKALGVRVFRD, encoded by the coding sequence GTGACCCAACGCCTGCGCCTGAATAAAAACGCTGACCGCCGCCTGAAAGCGGGCCATCTGTGGATCTATTCCAACGAAGTCGATATCAAGGAAACCCCGCTGAAGAACTTTACCGCGGGTGAGGCTGCCCTGGTCGAGGCGTCGAACGGTAAAACTCTCGGGGTCGCTTACGTGAACCCGCATTCGCTTATTGCGGCGCGGGTGATGTCACGTGACCCCGAGATGCGTCTGGATCGTTCGCTGTTTGTACACCGCTTTAACCAGGCGCTTGCCTTGCGTCAGCGTCTGTTTGAACAGCCGTTTTACCGTCTGATCCATGGGGAAGGCGACCTGTTGCCAGGGTTGGTGATCGATCGCTTCGGCGATGTGGTGGTGGTGCAGTTGAACACCGCGGGTATGCAGACCCTCGCCGAAGAGATCGTGGATGCCCTTGAGAAAGTTCTCAAGCCCAGCGCGATTGTGTTTCGCAATGATACCGGCGGGCGTCGCCAGGAAGGCTTGGATGCCCAGGTGGAAGTGGTCAAAGGCACGCTACCCGATGAAGTGCTGCTGGAAGAGAACGGTGTGCGTTTTGTGGTACCGGTCATTGATGGTCAGAAAACCGGCTGGTTCTTCGACCATCGGGTCAATCGTGCTTGGCTCAATGGCCAGGTTGCCGGTAAGCGGGTGCTGGACGTCTTCAGTTATGTCGGTGGTTGGGGGGTTCAGGCCGCCGCCAGCGGTGCCTCTGAGGTGCTGTGTGTCGACTCATCTGGTCCTGCGCTTGAGCAAGTGGCCCGCAACGCCGAGTTAAACGGTGTACAAGAGCAGGTTGCTATTGGTGAAGGCGATGCGTTTGAAGCCTTGGCGGCGCTTAAAGCCGACGGCGAACAATTCGACGTGGTGATTCTGGATCCACCCGCATTTATCAAGAAGCGCAAGGATATCCCCAACGGCGAACGTGCCTACAATCGTCTGAACCGCGAAGCGATGCGCTTGCTGGGGCGTGATGGCCTGCTGCTGTCGGCGTCTTGCTCCATGCACCTGGCGCCCGAGCGTTTGGTAGAGGTGGTACGCGGCGCGTCGCGCCATCAGGACCGCCACGCTCAGGTGATTTTCCAGGGGCATCAAGGGCCGGACCACCCAGTGCATCCGGCAATTCCCGAAACGTCGTACCTGAAGGCGCTGGGTGTGCGCGTTTTCCGCGACTAG
- a CDS encoding phosphomannomutase/phosphoglucomutase codes for MTTPTIPASIFRAYDIRGIVDDTLTEDTVEWIGRAIGSEAAARGESTVVVARDGRLSGPRLQAALMRGLNAAGRDVIDIGMVPTPVLYFATHILDGTRSGVMVTGSHNPPDYNGFKIVLDGETLSGDAITALYERLESGALESGDGSIRQEDVRDVYLQRILGDVSVSRPIKAVVDCGNGVAGELGPQLIERLGVETIPLFDEIDGTFPNHHPDPGKPENLKDLILTVQETNADIGLAFDGDGDRLGVITPSGRLIYPDHLLMAFATDMLSRNPGAKVIFDVKCTGNLTQVISDAGGEPEMWRTGHSLIKARMKETGAQLAGEMSGHIFFKERWYGFDDGIYAAARLVEILANYPGDADAYFDSFPQDIGTPEINITVTDSNKFNLVDKLAREGDFGDGIKTTLDGIRVDYPDGWGLCRASNTTPVLVLRFEGKNEAALTRIKAQFANALKDVDPALTLPQA; via the coding sequence ATGACAACACCCACAATTCCTGCTTCGATTTTTCGCGCTTACGACATCCGCGGCATTGTCGATGACACCCTTACCGAGGACACGGTGGAATGGATTGGCCGCGCCATTGGCTCTGAAGCCGCCGCGCGGGGCGAGTCCACCGTTGTGGTGGCCCGCGATGGCAGGCTCTCGGGCCCACGCCTGCAGGCCGCGTTAATGCGCGGCCTGAACGCGGCCGGGCGCGACGTAATCGATATCGGCATGGTGCCCACCCCGGTGCTGTATTTCGCCACCCACATTCTCGACGGCACCCGCTCGGGCGTCATGGTCACCGGCAGCCATAACCCGCCCGACTACAACGGCTTTAAAATCGTGCTCGACGGCGAGACGCTCTCCGGCGATGCCATCACCGCACTTTATGAACGGCTTGAGTCGGGCGCACTGGAAAGCGGCGACGGCAGCATCCGGCAAGAGGACGTGCGCGACGTTTATCTGCAGCGCATTCTCGGCGATGTCAGCGTCAGCCGCCCCATCAAGGCGGTGGTCGACTGCGGCAATGGCGTTGCGGGCGAGCTTGGTCCGCAATTGATCGAGCGCCTGGGCGTTGAAACGATACCGCTGTTTGACGAGATTGATGGCACCTTCCCGAACCACCACCCTGACCCCGGCAAGCCTGAAAACCTGAAGGATTTGATCCTTACGGTTCAAGAAACAAACGCCGATATCGGCCTGGCCTTCGACGGCGATGGCGACCGGCTAGGCGTGATTACCCCAAGCGGCCGATTGATCTACCCCGATCACCTGCTAATGGCGTTCGCCACTGACATGCTGAGCCGCAACCCCGGCGCCAAGGTAATTTTCGACGTCAAATGCACCGGAAACCTGACCCAGGTGATCAGTGACGCGGGTGGCGAACCGGAAATGTGGCGTACGGGCCACTCGCTTATCAAGGCACGCATGAAAGAAACCGGCGCCCAACTGGCCGGAGAAATGAGCGGGCATATTTTCTTCAAGGAACGCTGGTACGGTTTTGACGACGGTATTTATGCCGCCGCACGACTTGTTGAGATCCTGGCCAACTATCCAGGCGATGCCGATGCGTATTTTGACAGCTTCCCCCAGGATATCGGCACGCCGGAAATCAACATCACCGTCACCGACAGCAACAAATTCAACTTGGTGGATAAACTTGCTCGTGAGGGCGACTTCGGCGATGGTATCAAGACCACGTTGGATGGCATTCGGGTCGACTACCCCGACGGCTGGGGTCTTTGCCGTGCCTCAAACACCACGCCCGTGCTAGTGCTACGTTTTGAAGGGAAAAATGAAGCCGCTTTAACGCGTATTAAAGCGCAGTTTGCCAACGCACTGAAAGACGTCGACCCCGCCTTGACGCTACCCCAGGCTTGA
- the rpmB gene encoding 50S ribosomal protein L28: MSKVCQVTGKRPVTGNNVSHSQRKTRRRFLPNLHTHRFWVEAESRFVKLRVSSKGMRIIDKKGIETVLADIRKRGDAI; this comes from the coding sequence ATGTCCAAAGTATGTCAGGTTACCGGTAAGCGTCCGGTAACTGGTAATAACGTTTCACACTCCCAGCGCAAGACACGTCGTCGTTTCTTGCCGAACCTGCACACCCATCGTTTTTGGGTTGAAGCTGAAAGCCGCTTCGTCAAGCTGCGCGTTTCCTCCAAGGGTATGCGCATCATTGACAAGAAAGGCATCGAGACGGTTCTGGCTGATATCCGCAAGCGCGGCGACGCCATCTAA
- the rpmG gene encoding 50S ribosomal protein L33 — MRDKIKLVSSAGTGHFYTTDKNKRNTPDKFEFKKYDPVVRKHVMYKEAKIK; from the coding sequence ATGCGCGATAAAATCAAGCTGGTGTCCAGTGCCGGTACAGGTCACTTCTACACCACTGATAAAAACAAGCGGAATACCCCGGATAAGTTCGAATTCAAGAAATACGACCCGGTGGTCCGTAAGCACGTCATGTACAAGGAAGCCAAAATCAAGTAA
- a CDS encoding cold-shock protein, which yields MNPKVVFRSILISILLAAPTPLLLAGIVHLTDAPLAEQWLAELAVTGAGGIYIAVAIGSFIVLCIATLATAALAPPVVVSPDVAVRSKPAPRQSQAPAADDDEDLIDPNDGREEGEVKWFNTNKGYGFITRDNGDDVFVHFRAIRGRGPRMLAEGQIVRYHVIKNERGLQADDVSIIE from the coding sequence ATGAACCCAAAAGTTGTGTTTCGCAGTATCTTGATCAGTATTTTACTTGCCGCCCCCACGCCGCTGTTGCTGGCGGGGATTGTTCATTTAACCGACGCACCACTGGCTGAGCAATGGCTGGCCGAGCTGGCCGTGACAGGCGCTGGCGGCATTTATATTGCCGTTGCCATCGGAAGCTTCATCGTGCTGTGTATTGCCACCCTGGCAACCGCCGCACTCGCGCCACCTGTCGTGGTGTCGCCCGATGTTGCCGTTCGTTCCAAGCCGGCACCGCGTCAATCTCAAGCCCCAGCGGCGGACGATGATGAAGACCTCATCGACCCTAACGACGGCCGCGAAGAAGGTGAAGTGAAGTGGTTTAATACCAATAAAGGCTACGGCTTTATTACCCGCGATAACGGCGACGATGTGTTTGTCCATTTTCGGGCAATTCGTGGTCGCGGCCCGCGCATGCTCGCGGAAGGCCAGATTGTTCGCTACCACGTGATTAAAAATGAGCGTGGTTTGCAGGCCGACGATGTGAGTATTATTGAGTAG
- the ald gene encoding alanine dehydrogenase yields the protein MRIAVPKEIKNHEYRVALTPTGARELTGRGHQVTVQTGAGEGAGFHDRDYEAAGASVEADVALLWQNAELILKVKEPQAEEVARLTPQHTLFTYLHLAAEKTLTKGLMESGATCIAYETITDAKGGLPLLAPMSTVAGRMAVQAGAHSLEKAQGGAGVLLPGVPGVAPGKVTVIGGGVVGENAARMALGLGADVTILDKSIDRLEVLDDRYQGRIKTVYSTADALDEAAKTSDMIIGAVLIPGAAAPKLITRAMLADMQPGSVLVDVAIDQGGCFETSRPTTHAEPTYLVDGIVHYCVANMPGAVARTSTLGLTNATLPFVLALADKGWQQALRDNPHFLPGLNVHSGQVTYAAVAEAFGLESVNPADAVKL from the coding sequence ATGCGCATCGCTGTCCCTAAAGAAATCAAAAATCATGAATACCGGGTGGCCTTGACGCCCACCGGTGCACGGGAATTGACCGGGCGTGGTCATCAGGTGACGGTTCAAACGGGCGCGGGTGAAGGTGCCGGGTTTCATGACCGCGACTACGAAGCGGCGGGGGCAAGCGTCGAGGCGGATGTCGCGCTGTTGTGGCAAAACGCCGAGCTGATTTTGAAAGTAAAAGAACCCCAGGCCGAAGAGGTCGCGCGGCTGACACCTCAGCATACCCTGTTTACCTACCTGCACCTGGCCGCCGAGAAGACGCTCACCAAGGGGTTGATGGAAAGTGGCGCGACCTGCATTGCTTACGAAACGATTACCGACGCCAAGGGCGGTTTGCCGCTGCTCGCGCCGATGAGCACTGTGGCGGGGCGCATGGCCGTGCAGGCGGGCGCCCATAGCCTTGAAAAAGCCCAGGGTGGCGCTGGCGTGCTGTTGCCGGGCGTGCCGGGCGTGGCACCCGGGAAAGTGACCGTCATCGGTGGCGGTGTGGTCGGCGAAAACGCCGCGCGTATGGCCTTGGGATTAGGTGCCGACGTCACCATTCTGGACAAATCAATCGACCGCCTGGAAGTGCTGGATGACCGCTATCAGGGCCGCATCAAAACCGTCTATTCGACGGCGGATGCGCTCGATGAAGCCGCCAAAACGTCCGATATGATCATCGGCGCGGTACTCATCCCAGGGGCGGCAGCACCTAAACTGATTACCCGTGCCATGCTGGCGGATATGCAGCCCGGTAGCGTGCTAGTCGATGTGGCGATCGACCAGGGCGGCTGTTTCGAAACCAGCCGACCCACCACCCATGCCGAGCCGACCTATCTCGTTGATGGCATTGTCCATTACTGCGTGGCCAACATGCCGGGAGCCGTGGCGCGCACCTCCACCCTTGGGCTGACCAATGCGACGCTGCCGTTTGTGCTTGCGTTGGCCGATAAAGGCTGGCAACAGGCGCTGCGCGATAACCCGCACTTCTTGCCGGGGCTTAACGTCCACAGTGGTCAGGTGACCTATGCGGCGGTAGCTGAGGCGTTTGGCCTTGAAAGTGTTAACCCTGCCGACGCGGTGAAACTGTAG
- the coaBC gene encoding bifunctional phosphopantothenoylcysteine decarboxylase/phosphopantothenate--cysteine ligase CoaBC, with amino-acid sequence MTSVTSTTMPTANGKRVLLGISAGIAAYKSALILRLLKQAGCEVRVVMTDGAQAFITPLTLQALSGEPVRTSLLDPEAEAGMGHIELARWADVLLIAPATADLIARLVHGMADDLLTTLCLASEAPKLIAPAMNQAMWRHPATQRNVEQLACDGWQLIGPAAGDQACGDVGPGRMSEPDAIVDALLRQLSPPTSATPNASAPHVVITAGPTREALDPVRYLSNHSSGKMGYALAAAAAAKGARVTLISGPVAMATPAGVTRIDVETAEQMHQESLRLAPQAALFIGCAAVADYRAASAAEHKLKKTDDSDTLTLTLVKNPDIIASVAALPPASRPVVVGFAAETQDVERYAAAKLTRKRLDMIVANDVSQQGMGFGSDDNAALLLWRSPQGIERRMEAPQPKTQLAERVIQQALTLLPSSTGATL; translated from the coding sequence ATGACGTCCGTGACTTCGACCACAATGCCAACCGCTAACGGTAAGCGCGTGCTGCTGGGCATCAGCGCCGGCATCGCCGCGTATAAAAGCGCGCTGATCTTACGACTGCTGAAACAGGCGGGCTGTGAGGTTCGCGTCGTCATGACCGACGGCGCCCAGGCATTCATCACCCCGTTGACGCTACAGGCGCTGTCGGGTGAGCCTGTTCGCACCTCGCTGCTCGACCCGGAAGCCGAAGCGGGCATGGGTCACATTGAGCTTGCCCGCTGGGCCGATGTCTTGCTAATTGCCCCAGCCACTGCCGACCTCATTGCACGCCTGGTCCACGGCATGGCCGACGACCTGCTGACCACGCTTTGCCTGGCCTCGGAAGCGCCCAAATTGATCGCCCCCGCCATGAACCAGGCCATGTGGCGTCACCCCGCCACCCAGCGCAATGTCGAACAGCTCGCCTGCGATGGCTGGCAGCTGATTGGCCCGGCGGCCGGCGACCAAGCCTGCGGCGACGTTGGTCCAGGACGCATGAGCGAACCCGACGCCATTGTTGACGCGCTATTGCGTCAGCTTTCGCCGCCGACCAGCGCGACGCCGAATGCGTCAGCGCCGCATGTCGTGATTACCGCAGGCCCCACCCGTGAAGCCCTCGACCCGGTGCGCTATCTCTCCAATCACAGCTCGGGGAAGATGGGCTACGCCCTTGCCGCTGCGGCCGCCGCCAAGGGGGCCAGGGTCACGCTGATCAGCGGGCCTGTAGCGATGGCAACGCCTGCAGGCGTCACCCGCATTGACGTGGAAACCGCCGAGCAGATGCACCAGGAATCGCTGCGACTGGCCCCTCAGGCAGCGCTGTTTATCGGCTGTGCCGCCGTTGCCGATTACCGCGCGGCGAGTGCCGCTGAGCATAAGCTGAAAAAGACCGATGACAGCGACACGCTGACGCTGACCCTGGTCAAAAACCCTGACATCATTGCCTCGGTGGCGGCACTTCCACCCGCCAGTCGCCCTGTGGTGGTCGGCTTTGCCGCCGAAACCCAGGACGTTGAACGCTATGCAGCGGCCAAGCTGACCCGCAAACGCCTCGACATGATTGTCGCCAACGACGTTAGCCAGCAAGGCATGGGCTTTGGCAGCGACGACAACGCGGCGCTGCTGCTATGGCGCTCCCCCCAGGGTATCGAGCGTCGCATGGAAGCCCCTCAGCCCAAAACACAGTTAGCGGAGCGCGTGATCCAACAAGCCCTGACGCTACTCCCCTCGTCTACCGGAGCGACCTTATGA
- the argB gene encoding acetylglutamate kinase, translating to MSSASRDPQVVVEVLSEALPYIQQFSGKTVVVKYGGNAMTETTLIDSFARNIVLMKEVGINPVVVHGGGPQIGDLLAKLNIESRFVNGMRVTDSQTMDVVEMVLGGLVNKSIVNLINQSGGKAIGLTGKDGAQIRARQLRVEHQSPEMKAPEIIDIGHVGEVESISTDLIEMLAARDFIPVIAPIGVDGEGHSYNINADLVAGKIAEALNAEKLMLLTNVAGLMNADSEVLTGLTTAQVDALIADGTIHGGMLPKIQCALDAVKGGVNSAHIIDGRVPHAVLLEIFTNAGVGTLITDTH from the coding sequence ATGAGTTCAGCCAGTCGCGACCCCCAGGTCGTTGTGGAGGTGCTTTCCGAAGCCCTCCCCTATATTCAGCAGTTTTCCGGCAAAACGGTTGTCGTCAAATATGGCGGCAACGCAATGACGGAAACCACCCTGATCGACTCCTTTGCCCGCAATATCGTGTTAATGAAGGAAGTGGGCATCAATCCGGTGGTCGTTCATGGCGGCGGCCCCCAGATTGGCGACTTGCTGGCCAAGCTCAATATCGAATCGCGTTTCGTCAACGGCATGCGCGTCACCGACTCGCAGACCATGGACGTGGTGGAAATGGTCCTCGGCGGGCTGGTCAACAAGAGCATCGTCAACCTCATCAACCAGAGTGGCGGCAAAGCCATCGGCCTGACCGGTAAAGACGGTGCGCAAATCCGCGCGCGCCAGCTCAGGGTGGAGCATCAAAGCCCTGAAATGAAAGCTCCGGAAATCATCGATATCGGCCATGTGGGCGAGGTCGAATCGATCTCCACCGACCTGATTGAAATGCTCGCCGCGCGTGACTTCATCCCCGTGATCGCGCCGATTGGCGTGGACGGCGAAGGCCATAGCTACAACATCAACGCGGACCTGGTGGCCGGCAAGATTGCCGAGGCGCTCAACGCCGAGAAGCTCATGCTGCTGACCAACGTGGCAGGCCTGATGAATGCCGATAGCGAAGTACTCACCGGTTTGACCACGGCTCAAGTTGACGCCCTGATTGCCGATGGGACTATTCATGGCGGCATGCTGCCTAAAATTCAGTGCGCGCTGGATGCCGTGAAAGGCGGCGTCAACAGTGCCCACATCATCGATGGTCGCGTACCGCATGCCGTGCTGTTGGAGATTTTCACCAACGCCGGGGTCGGCACGCTGATCACCGACACTCACTAA
- a CDS encoding SlyX family protein — MTSTLSPAELTQQLESLESRLAYQEHWLDTLDQAVAQQERRLATLEQLSALMRERLREQHQALHADDAPDASRPEDDIPPHY, encoded by the coding sequence ATGACATCTACGTTATCGCCCGCTGAGCTCACTCAACAACTTGAATCTTTAGAAAGCCGCCTGGCTTATCAAGAACACTGGCTCGATACCCTGGATCAAGCCGTCGCCCAGCAGGAGCGCCGACTAGCGACATTGGAGCAACTCAGCGCGCTGATGCGCGAGCGGCTTCGCGAACAGCATCAGGCGCTCCATGCGGATGACGCCCCCGATGCCAGCCGGCCCGAGGACGACATACCGCCCCACTACTAA
- the mutM gene encoding bifunctional DNA-formamidopyrimidine glycosylase/DNA-(apurinic or apyrimidinic site) lyase: protein MPELPEVETTRRGIAPYLEGQEITEVLVRQSRLRVPVPEDLAERLVGARVGELMRRAKYLQVPLATAEGDATLLWHLGMSGSLRIARVGDLPKKHDHVDVVTQSGHVLRYHDPRRFGFVDWQQGDGSADKRLAHLGPEPLDDAFNGRWLYRISRNKRVSVKPFLMDNRVVVGAGNIYAAEALFMAGIDPRRAAGRISLARYEKLAAAVKEVLAAAIIQGGTTLRDFVSGQGEPGYFAQRLNVYGRHGQPCMRCGVELRRITLGQRASVFCPGCQR from the coding sequence ATGCCCGAGCTGCCCGAAGTTGAAACCACTCGGCGGGGTATTGCACCTTATCTGGAAGGCCAGGAGATCACCGAGGTATTGGTGCGCCAATCCCGCCTGCGCGTGCCGGTGCCTGAGGACCTCGCTGAACGGCTCGTCGGGGCGCGTGTCGGTGAGTTGATGCGCCGAGCCAAGTATCTGCAGGTCCCGCTTGCCACCGCCGAGGGAGACGCCACGCTGCTGTGGCATTTGGGTATGTCGGGCAGCTTGCGGATTGCGCGGGTGGGTGACTTGCCTAAAAAGCATGATCATGTGGATGTGGTGACCCAAAGCGGCCATGTGCTGCGCTACCATGATCCCCGTCGGTTTGGCTTTGTCGATTGGCAGCAGGGCGATGGCAGCGCCGACAAGCGCCTGGCGCACCTGGGCCCCGAGCCTCTGGATGACGCTTTTAACGGGCGGTGGCTGTATCGCATATCACGCAATAAACGGGTATCCGTAAAGCCCTTTTTGATGGATAACCGTGTGGTCGTCGGTGCCGGCAACATCTACGCGGCTGAAGCGTTATTCATGGCGGGAATTGATCCCCGGCGGGCGGCGGGGCGTATTTCCCTGGCTCGTTACGAGAAGCTGGCAGCCGCTGTGAAGGAAGTGCTGGCGGCTGCCATCATCCAGGGCGGTACCACGCTACGGGATTTCGTCAGCGGCCAGGGCGAGCCCGGCTATTTTGCCCAGCGGCTCAATGTTTATGGTCGGCATGGCCAGCCCTGCATGCGCTGCGGGGTGGAGCTACGCCGTATTACGCTCGGCCAGCGGGCCAGCGTTTTTTGCCCCGGCTGCCAGCGCTAA
- the dut gene encoding dUTP diphosphatase: protein MSPRPRLQCKVLDERLRDYLPHYATDGSAGMDLRALLDEPLTLNPGDTQLVRTGLAIYIEDPGLAGMILPRSGLGHKHGIVLGNLVGLIDADYQGELMISVWNRGQSAFTLAPFERLAQYVLVPVVQAELDLVDQFSDSTRGSGGFGSTGRH from the coding sequence ATGAGCCCCCGCCCTCGCCTGCAGTGCAAAGTGCTGGATGAACGACTGCGTGACTACTTACCCCATTATGCGACCGACGGGTCAGCGGGCATGGATCTGCGTGCACTGCTTGACGAGCCGCTTACCCTGAACCCAGGCGACACACAGCTCGTACGAACAGGCCTGGCGATCTATATTGAAGACCCCGGCCTTGCCGGTATGATTTTGCCGCGCTCCGGTTTGGGGCATAAGCACGGTATTGTGCTAGGCAATCTGGTGGGGTTGATCGATGCCGACTACCAGGGCGAGCTGATGATTTCCGTCTGGAATCGAGGGCAAAGCGCTTTCACACTTGCCCCGTTTGAGCGATTGGCACAGTACGTGCTTGTTCCGGTGGTACAGGCTGAACTTGATCTGGTCGATCAGTTTAGCGACTCCACCCGTGGCAGCGGCGGCTTCGGCAGCACGGGCCGCCATTAA
- a CDS encoding acyl-CoA thioesterase, which yields MEWALPEPFVMDIDVTDEAIDAYRHVNNSEYLRWVEQISWAHSEALGLTLERYRELDRAMVVHRHELDYLAPGYAGDRLQLATWIVACDGRFSLTRRFQLQRKHDAKTLLKARTRFACVALSSGRPMRLPDEYRRIYGDAVVAE from the coding sequence ATGGAATGGGCGCTACCCGAGCCTTTTGTGATGGATATCGACGTGACGGATGAGGCCATTGATGCCTACCGGCACGTCAATAACAGTGAATACCTGCGCTGGGTTGAGCAAATCAGCTGGGCGCATTCAGAAGCGCTGGGGCTTACGCTCGAGCGCTATCGCGAGCTGGACCGGGCCATGGTGGTACACCGCCACGAGTTGGACTACCTGGCTCCCGGCTATGCGGGTGACCGGCTTCAGTTGGCTACCTGGATCGTGGCCTGCGATGGACGCTTTAGCTTAACCCGTCGCTTCCAGCTGCAGCGCAAACACGACGCTAAAACCTTGCTTAAGGCTCGCACCCGCTTTGCCTGCGTGGCGCTATCCAGCGGGCGACCGATGCGTCTGCCCGATGAGTATCGGCGTATTTACGGTGATGCGGTCGTTGCTGAATAG
- the radC gene encoding RadC family protein, whose translation MGINHWPEGERPREKLLNLGAQALSDAELLAIFLRVGVQGRSAVDLARDLLASFGGLRQLLEADQESFCEARGLGSAKFVQLQATLELSRRHLASQLARGEALTSPTLVRHYLSAQLRHLGHEEFAVLFLDTQHRIIRYESLFRGTIDSASVYPREVAKRALAHNAGAVILAHNHPSGVAEPSDADRRITDRLKEALALFDVRVLDHFVVGDGDVVSFAERGWL comes from the coding sequence ATGGGCATTAACCACTGGCCAGAAGGCGAGCGGCCAAGAGAAAAGCTATTGAATCTGGGCGCGCAAGCGCTATCCGATGCCGAGCTACTGGCAATTTTTCTGCGTGTCGGCGTTCAGGGCCGTTCCGCGGTCGATCTGGCGCGGGACCTGCTCGCCAGTTTTGGCGGGCTGCGTCAGTTGCTGGAGGCCGACCAGGAAAGTTTCTGTGAAGCGCGCGGGCTGGGGAGCGCCAAGTTCGTCCAGTTGCAGGCCACGCTCGAGCTTTCAAGGCGGCATCTGGCTTCCCAGCTTGCCCGCGGTGAAGCGCTGACATCGCCCACCCTGGTGCGCCACTACCTGAGTGCGCAACTGCGTCATTTGGGTCATGAAGAATTTGCAGTGCTTTTTTTGGATACACAGCACCGAATTATTCGCTATGAATCCCTGTTCCGCGGTACCATAGATAGCGCATCCGTTTATCCCCGCGAAGTTGCCAAGCGTGCCTTAGCGCACAACGCTGGTGCCGTTATCCTGGCTCACAATCACCCTTCGGGTGTTGCCGAGCCGAGCGATGCTGATCGACGAATAACTGATCGTCTGAAAGAAGCACTCGCCCTGTTTGATGTGCGGGTACTCGATCATTTCGTTGTGGGAGACGGAGACGTGGTGTCATTTGCCGAGCGTGGCTGGCTATAA